One part of the Rutidosis leptorrhynchoides isolate AG116_Rl617_1_P2 chromosome 1, CSIRO_AGI_Rlap_v1, whole genome shotgun sequence genome encodes these proteins:
- the LOC139844755 gene encoding RING-H2 finger protein ATL77-like translates to MATSHHRSLLVTSIFSSPHHNVTNVENSKEMNLIVNIMWIVLLCGMIASFGVFQVMRYIILKRRSFEVSTQTSELVSIGLKKSVVGKISTRVLGSEVKILVTECTICLEDFVDGQCVRVLPHCNHEFHVGCIDKWFESHSSCPNCRNCLLDSVTSQVVVPQMVVDTPSENMV, encoded by the coding sequence ATGGCTACTTCACACCATCGTAGTCTACTTGTTACGTCGATATTTTCTTCCCCACACCACAACGTTACGAATGTTGAAAACTCAAAAGAGATGAATCTTATAGTCAATATCATGTGGATAGTTTTGTTGTGTGGAATGATAGCCTCTTTTGGTGTGTTTCAAGTGATGCGATATATTATTCTTAAAAGGCGTTCGTTTGAGGTGAGCACACAAACATCTGAATTGGTCTCTATTGGTCTTAAGAAATCGGTTGTTGGTAAAATATCAACGCGAGTTCTTGGATCAGAGGTGAAGATTTTGGTGACAGAATGCACCATATGTCTTGAAGATTTCGTTGATGGACAATGTGTTCGTGTGTTACCACATTGTAACCATGAGTTTCATGTTGGGTGCATTGATAAGTGGTTTGAGTCTCATTCTTCTTGCCCAAATTGTCGTAATTGCTTGCTTGATTCGGTTACTAGTCAAGTTGTTGTACCACAAATGGTGGTAGACACCCCTAGTGAAAATATGGTTTGA